From a single Sphingobium lignivorans genomic region:
- a CDS encoding Lrp/AsnC family transcriptional regulator encodes MRKIVKLDELDRRIVSELQQNGGLSNAELAERVGSTGPSCWRRVRQLEETGVLRATVRLADPRLLGHGVNVLCNVRLRNHDPETSRRFIDFIESEARIMECYSMSGEWDYLMRVVASDVADYEDFLLHRLLTHPAVANASSHFALSIAKYKTALPIFTEH; translated from the coding sequence ATGAGAAAAATCGTCAAACTCGACGAACTGGACCGCCGCATCGTCTCGGAACTCCAGCAGAATGGCGGCCTCAGCAATGCTGAACTCGCCGAACGTGTGGGCAGCACCGGTCCCTCCTGCTGGCGCCGGGTGCGGCAACTGGAAGAGACCGGCGTGCTGCGCGCGACCGTGCGCCTCGCCGATCCCCGCTTGCTCGGGCATGGCGTGAATGTCCTGTGCAATGTGCGACTACGCAATCATGACCCGGAAACATCGCGCCGCTTCATCGACTTCATCGAGAGCGAAGCCCGAATCATGGAATGCTATTCGATGTCCGGCGAATGGGACTATCTGATGCGCGTCGTCGCCAGCGACGTGGCCGATTACGAGGACTTCCTGCTGCACCGGCTCCTCACGCACCCGGCCGTCGCCAATGCCTCCTCGCACTTCGCGCTCTCCATCGCCAAGTACAAAACAGCCCTCCCCATCTTCACCGAGCACTGA